CAGCTCCGCCGCCGCGTGCAGCCCGGTCAGCGGGGTGCGCAGTTCGTGCGCCACGTCCGCGGTGAAGCGCTGCTCGCTCGTCAGCTTGCTCTGCAGCGAGGACGCCATCGTGTCGAGGGCCCCGGCGACCGCCGCCACCTCGTCCTGGGGGCCGGCCGGGTACCGCGTACGGGGGTCCACGGCCGTACGGGGGTCGTTGACGCGCGCGTCCAGGTCGCCCGCGCTGATCCGCCGGGCCACCTGTGCCGTCGCGTGCAGCCGACGGGTCACCCGCGTCACCGCGAACACTCCCACCAGCAGCGTCGCGCCGATCGCCAGCGCGGAGGACCACACGATCGACCGGTCCAGGGCGTCGATGGCGTGCGCGCCCTGCGAGTAGTCGAACTGCACGGCGAGCGCCCGCCCGCCGCTCGCGGGTCCGGCCGCCCACATGGTGGGGTGCGGGTCGTTGTCCCCGACCATCGTGCCGCGGCGCCCGTCCGTCGCCAGCTCGCGCAGCGGCGCCGGCAGACCCGGGAGATCCAGCCCCGCGCCCGGCGGCAGCCGGTCGCCCGCTTCATAGTCCGCCGTCACCTCCGCCAGCCGGTCGAGCGCCCGGCCGCGGGCCTCGCCGACGGTCTGGTCGGTCACCGAGACATGCACGAGGACGCCGAGCAGGGCGGCGAGACCGCAGCACATCACCGTGATGAAGGCGGCGGCCTTCCAGGTGAGGGTGGCGGCCCAGGGGGGAGACGGCGGGGCGGCCGGAAGCGGCGCGCGTGCAGCCTCATGGGGTGCTCGCGGCGGTCGACGGCGCGGGGGAGGCGGAGGGGGAGACGAAGTGCGAGGCGGACGGAGAGGCCGCGGGAGAGGCTGAGGGCGAGACCGGTGGGGCGGGGGGTGCCGAGGGGACGGGTCCGATGGTGCCGCGCCTGGTGGGGCGGGGCGTGCCCACCCGGAGGATCTCGTCCCGGGTCGCCAGCATCGCGTGCTGGTGCGGGTCCCAGGTCCACACCGTGCGGTACTCGTAGCCCGGCAGGGTCGAGGGCGAGCGGATGATCACGTCACGGCCCGCGACCTCGACGCTGATCGTGCTGTCCGCGGTGCCCATGATCTGGACCAGCTTGTGGTGCTCGAAGGTGTACACACGCACCGCCAGCTGGTTCTGCGGAAAGCGGATGCCGAGCACCAGGTCGTCCTTCCGGTCACCCGTGAGATCTCGGTAGTACGCCTGGAGGATCGGGCACTTCCCGCCGAGCGTGTCCTTGCCGGTGCAGTACTTGAGCTGCTGGGCCGTCTCACGGTACGGGGCGTGGACGGAGCTGTACTCGTCCGGGTGGCGGCCGACCTCGGCTCGGAACACGGCGATCGGATCCACCTTGTGGATGTCGTCGCCCGGCGCCGTGACGCCCGTCACCGACTCGGTGTCCGCCTCGCCGTAGTCGAGGGCGGCCGTCGACGCGGGCGGCAGCTCGGGCCAGAGCCGGGCCGGGCCGACGGCGGTGGGCGTCGCTCCCGCGCCCCGCAGGGCACCGGAGTCGCCACAGCCCGCCACGGCCGCCGCCAGCAGGGCGGCGAGGGCTGCGAGCACGAGACGGCTGGGCCGGGTG
This portion of the Streptomyces mirabilis genome encodes:
- a CDS encoding ATP-binding protein, translating into MCCGLAALLGVLVHVSVTDQTVGEARGRALDRLAEVTADYEAGDRLPPGAGLDLPGLPAPLRELATDGRRGTMVGDNDPHPTMWAAGPASGGRALAVQFDYSQGAHAIDALDRSIVWSSALAIGATLLVGVFAVTRVTRRLHATAQVARRISAGDLDARVNDPRTAVDPRTRYPAGPQDEVAAVAGALDTMASSLQSKLTSEQRFTADVAHELRTPLTGLHAAAELLPPGRPTELVRDRVATLRTLTEDLLEISRLDAGRELLELDSEPLVPLAERVVRASGTETEVRVVEDVRVETDRRRLERVLGNLVANAHKHGAGPVVLTVDGPVVTVRDHGGGYPEYLLEHGPQRFRTEGGSKGHGLGLTIALGQAEVLGARLVFANAPEGGAIATLTLPQNERGAPGPTGEEGPTGAR